A single Capricornis sumatraensis isolate serow.1 chromosome 20, serow.2, whole genome shotgun sequence DNA region contains:
- the SBK3 gene encoding uncharacterized serine/threonine-protein kinase SBK3: protein MELRDPKKQEDGDPEEDTATALQRLVDLTASRVTPVRSLRAHYRLIRRLGSGSYGHVLLARPRQGGRAVALKLLPRASVFRTTFLREFCVGRCVSSHPGLLQTLAGPLETPRHFAFAQEYAPCGDLSGMLQERGLPELLVKRVVAQLAGALDFLHGRGLVHADVKPDNVLVFDPVCSRVALGDLGLTRPEGSPTPAPPGPLPSAPPELCVLLPPDTLPLRPALDSWGLGVLLFCAATACFPWDVALAPDPEFEVFAGWMTARPQPPQPPPPWDQFAPPALALFQGLLDLDPETRSPPLVVLDFLGDDWGLKGNKERAGGLRSMSSEGGEEEEEGGASLEEWSEEDGDSGGRTDTDAGEP, encoded by the exons ATGGAGCTCAGGGACCCCAAGAAGCAGGAAGATGGGGACCCGGAG GAGGACACAGCCACGGCCCTGCAGAGGCTCGTGGACCTGACGGCCTCCAGGGTGACCCCCGTGCGGAGTCTGCGAGCCCACTACCGCCTCATCCGGAGGCTCGGCTCGGGCTCCTACGGCCACGTGCTGCTTGCCCGGCCTCGCCAAGGGG GTCGGGCCGTGGCTCTGAAGCTCCTCCCACGGGCCTCGGTCTTCAGAACCACCTTCCTGAGAGAGTTCTGTGTGGGCCGCTGTGTGTCATCACATCCAGGCCTGCTCCAGACGCTGGCGGGACCGCTGGAGACCCCACGACACTTCGCCTTCGCCCAGGAGTACGCGCCCTGTGGGGACCTCAGCGGGATGCTGCAGGAACGG GGCCTCCCAGAGTTGCTGGTGAAGCGCGTGGTGGCCCAGCTCGCAGGAGCCCTGGACTTCCTCCACGGCCGGGGGTTGGTGCACGCAGACGTGAAGCCCGACAATGTGCTGGTCTTCGACCCTGTGTGCAGCCGCGTGGCCCTGGGGGACCTGGGTCTGACCCGGCCCGAGGGCAGCCCCACCCCGGCACCCCCAGGGCCCCTGCCCTCCGCGCCCCCCGAGCTCTGCGTCCTGCTGCCCCCCGACACCCTGCCCCTGCGGCCCGCCCTGGACTCCTGGGGGCTCGGTGTGCTCCTCTTCTGCGCGGCCACCGCCTGCTTCCCCTGGGACGTGGCGCTGGCCCCTGACCCCGAGTTCGAGGTCTTTGCGGGCTGGATGACTGCCAGGCCCCAGCCGCCCCAGCCGCCACCCCCCTGGGACCAGTTTGCGCCCCCCGCTCTGGCCCTGTTCCAGGGGCTCCTGGATCTGGATCCTGAAACCAGGAGTCCCCCGCTGGTCGTCCTGGACTTCCTGGGAGATGACTGGGGGTTAAAGGGGAACAAAGAGAGAGCTGGGGGCTTGCGGAGCATGTCCAgcgagggtggggaggaggaggaggagggcggaGCAAGCCTAGAAGAATGGTCAGAGGAGGACGGTGACAGCGGGGGGAGGACGGACACAGATGCGGGAGAGCCCTGA
- the SBK2 gene encoding serine/threonine-protein kinase SBK2 yields MEAAHGEHTESREEEEEGLGGLTAEELQQGQEAARALEARMALSAQSLVRAEVDELYEHVRALGQGRFGRVWLVTHRQEGTVLALKQLPKASTTLRGFLYEFCVGLSLGSHAAIVAACGVGLESADSYSFLTEPVLHGDLIAYIRPKVGLPQAAAQRCAAQLASALEHIHSLGLVYRDLKPENVLVCDPDCRQVKLADFGHTRPRGTLLRLAGAPIPYTAPELCAPPPLPEGLPIQPALDAWALGVLLFCLLTGYFPWDQPLAEADPFYEDFVVWQASGQPDHRPRPWFGLTPTADTLLLGLLEPQPRRRSPVSSVRGFLGRPWRQREGEAEEVGGEEEQGRVEGANWWRQRQAQGAQRDRGTCLSSHVFDVAGHIVCGEMTDLWLPFHPLSD; encoded by the exons ATGGAGGCTGCGCATGGAGAGCACACAGAGagccgggaggaggaggaggagggcctggGGGGCCTCACGGCGGAGGAGCTGCAGCAGGGCCAGGAGGCCGCCCGGGCGCTGGAGGCCCGAATGGCGCTGAGCGCCCAGAGCCTGGTCCGGGCCGAGGTGGACGAGCTCTACGAGCACGTGCGTGCCCTGGGCCAGGGCCGCTTCGGCCGCGTCTGGCTGGTCACCCACCGGCAGGAAG GCACGGTGCTGGCCCTGAAGCAGCTCCCGAAGGCTTCCACCACCCTGCGCGGCTTCCTCTACGAGTTCTGCGTGGGCCTCTCCCTGGGCTCGCACGCGGCCATCGTGGCAGCCTGCGGCGTCGGCCTGGAATCGGCCGACTCCTACAGCTTCCTGACCGAGCCCGTGTTGCACGGCGACCTCATCGCCTACATCCGTCCCAAG GTGGGCCTCCCGCAGGCGGCCGCCCAGCGCTGCGCAGCCCAGCTGGCTTCCGCCCTGGAGCACATCCACTCCCTTGGGCTGGTGTACCGGGACCTCAAGCCCGAGAACGTGCTGGTGTGCGACCCCGACTGCCGGCAGGTCAAGCTGGCGGACTTCGGCCACACGCGGCCACGGGGGACCCTGCTGCGCCTGGCCGGGGCCCCCATCCCCTACACGGCCCCCGAGCTCTGcgcgcccccgcccctccccgagGGGCTGCCCATCCAGCCCGCCCTGGATGCCTGGGCACTGGGCGTCCTGCTCTTCTGCCTTCTCACCGGCTACTTCCCCTGGGACCAGCCCCTGGCCGAGGCCGACCCCTTCTACGAGGACTTCGTCGTCTGGCAGGCCTCGGGCCAGCCCGACCACCGGCCTCGGCCCTGGTTCGGCCTGACGCCCACGGCCGACACCCTGCTGTTGGGGCTCCTGGAGCCCCAGCCGCGGAGGAGGAGCCCCGTGAGCTCCGTCCGGGGCTTCCTGGGGCGGCCCTGGAGGCAGCGGGAGGGGGAGGCTGAGGAGGT GGGGGGTGAAGAGGAGCAAGGCAGGGTGGAGGGCGCAAATTGGTGGCGGCAG cggcaggcgcagggggcccagagAGACCGAGGCACCTGCCTGAGCTCACACG TTTTCGATGTGGCCGGTCACATCGTCTGTGGGGAAATGACAGACTTGTGGCTCCCTTTCCACCCTTTATCTGATTAA